A window from Flavobacterium gyeonganense encodes these proteins:
- the cas2 gene encoding CRISPR-associated endonuclease Cas2: MELNGYRIMWLFVFFDLPTETKKDRRNASGFRNNLLKDGFSMMQYSVYVRHCASGESADVHEKRIHKLLPPLGKVSILRITDKQFGNILNFWGKAAVPSAPQPTQLELF, encoded by the coding sequence ATGGAACTTAACGGATATAGAATAATGTGGCTTTTTGTTTTTTTTGATCTCCCAACAGAAACAAAAAAAGACAGACGAAATGCATCTGGATTTAGAAATAATTTATTAAAAGATGGATTTTCGATGATGCAATATTCTGTTTATGTTCGCCATTGTGCCAGCGGCGAAAGTGCCGATGTTCATGAGAAAAGAATTCACAAATTGCTCCCACCTTTAGGAAAGGTAAGCATACTTCGCATAACCGACAAACAGTTTGGTAATATTTTGAATTTCTGGGGTAAAGCAGCTGTACCGTCTGCACCTCAGCCCACACAATTAGAATTGTTTTAA
- a CDS encoding transposase: protein MKNRKRNRMQGFDYSSDNLYFVTICVQDRICCFGSVGTGRDLSVHHSNENHSNENHSNENQFENNCADLKMDLNEFGKIVKQQIEWLEEQYKYVEIHNYVVMPNHVHMIIEIDKNKLLIGTEGTARELSVQEIKIKSLSGLIGAFKTTSSKLIHRAGFEDFSWQRSFHDHIIRNDKSYHNISNYIDLNPEKLVSDTFFANR, encoded by the coding sequence ATGAAAAATAGAAAAAGAAATAGAATGCAGGGATTTGATTATTCCAGCGATAATTTATATTTCGTCACGATATGTGTTCAGGATAGAATTTGTTGTTTTGGATCTGTGGGGACAGGTCGTGACCTGTCCGTACATCATTCCAATGAAAATCATTCCAATGAAAATCATTCCAATGAAAATCAGTTCGAAAATAATTGTGCAGATCTAAAAATGGATTTGAATGAATTTGGAAAAATCGTAAAGCAGCAAATTGAATGGCTGGAGGAACAATATAAATATGTTGAAATTCATAATTATGTTGTAATGCCCAATCATGTTCATATGATTATAGAAATTGATAAGAATAAATTATTAATAGGGACAGAAGGGACAGCTCGCGAGCTGTCCGTACAGGAAATCAAAATAAAATCATTATCAGGTTTAATAGGAGCGTTTAAAACCACATCATCAAAATTGATTCATAGGGCTGGTTTTGAAGATTTTTCCTGGCAGCGTTCTTTTCACGATCATATCATTCGAAACGATAAATCATATCACAACATTAGTAATTACATTGATTTGAATCCTGAAAAGTTGGTATCAGATACTTTTTTTGCTAATCGTTAA
- the cas1 gene encoding type II CRISPR-associated endonuclease Cas1, giving the protein MLKRTILIENKFSITAKNNQLVLKSEIRESTIPIEDIGFLVLDHNEIYLSIPAMNLLVENNTSIVICGKNHLPNGMILNLNSHHIQQEIFKNQIEASIPLKKQLWQQTIIEKIKNQGLLLEKITKSKNSFPFLASKVLSGDSSNMEGVAAQQYWKYFPRPHLDFDGIKRERYGDYPNNFLNYGYAILRAATARALSGSGLLNTLGIHHKSKYNAFALADDIMEPFRPIVDEKVFEIMQCFEEQELNTIIKAELLQILTRTVYFKEEKSPLMIALQKTASSLQQCFTGNRKKIKYPALWNLTDIE; this is encoded by the coding sequence ATGCTAAAAAGAACTATTCTAATTGAAAACAAATTTTCTATTACGGCAAAAAACAATCAGCTGGTACTGAAATCAGAAATACGGGAGAGCACAATTCCTATTGAAGATATCGGATTTCTTGTTCTCGATCATAATGAAATCTACCTGAGTATTCCTGCCATGAATTTACTTGTTGAAAACAATACATCTATTGTAATCTGCGGAAAAAATCATCTTCCTAATGGCATGATTTTAAACCTCAACAGTCATCATATTCAGCAGGAAATTTTCAAAAATCAAATTGAAGCTTCCATACCATTAAAAAAACAATTATGGCAGCAAACCATAATTGAAAAGATTAAAAACCAGGGGCTGTTACTTGAAAAAATAACCAAATCCAAAAATAGTTTCCCTTTTTTGGCCAGTAAAGTATTGAGTGGCGATTCTTCTAACATGGAAGGAGTTGCTGCACAACAGTATTGGAAATACTTCCCCCGGCCACATTTAGATTTTGACGGAATCAAAAGGGAACGCTATGGGGACTATCCTAACAATTTTCTGAATTACGGTTACGCCATTTTAAGAGCCGCAACTGCCCGGGCGCTTTCCGGAAGCGGATTACTGAATACATTAGGAATTCACCATAAAAGTAAATATAATGCTTTTGCCCTTGCGGATGACATTATGGAGCCATTCCGGCCTATTGTTGATGAAAAGGTATTTGAAATTATGCAGTGTTTTGAGGAACAGGAATTAAACACCATTATTAAGGCTGAATTATTACAAATATTAACCCGAACAGTTTATTTTAAAGAGGAGAAAAGTCCTTTAATGATCGCTTTGCAAAAAACGGCAAGTTCGCTTCAACAATGTTTCACAGGAAATCGAAAAAAAATTAAATATCCTGCTTTATGGAACTTAACGGATATAGAATAA